Within Spinacia oleracea cultivar Varoflay chromosome 4, BTI_SOV_V1, whole genome shotgun sequence, the genomic segment taattaggGGTTAATTGGTTAAATTGGGGTTGATAACGTCACTAGGGTAGTTGGGGTATTAAGTATTGagataggggtattttatgaattattgaaacttgatgggcgtttggtgaattatgacaAAACTCGGggttatttcatgaaatatccgttttAAATACTAATAACCATAAGttattagaagccatgtgacatctcattattagaagccatgtgacatctctcctttcatccatcattttgttttgttttatttttcaatttttcttttttctatgTTTTACAACTTCTAATGTCTCTTCCACTCtattttccttattcaacatcaagttattaatagtctACTATACTTAttagtctcttccactccaccACTTTAACATCTAATATTTATTCAtcctaatttttatatttttccaacctttaaattacacctctatttaattcatacgttaccaaaaatcacaagtactcactaattaaaacttcaaaagataTCTGAACAACCAATATACAACCGTCAgttctttgaacgggctcaaaagctagttttatttaaatcagatggtaagaacactacaagaaattgtattattaacgacgggaaatcccgtcgcgaaaggccaataatcatttattaacgacgggattttctgtcgcgaacccgtcataaaagggggccgtcgttaatagaaaatcccgtcgtaaatccatcgtaaacccgtcgtaaaagacatttgcgacggttattcccgtcattgtttggttgttagccccgtcgcaaaagccttttgcgacgggatttttaacccgtcgtaattaggttgtcgttaaagatacaaattcttgtagtggaaTACTCCAACGACTTTAACCAGTTAAGGCGTGGTTCTCTTCTCTTGTGTTTATTCAGTTGCCattattataattttaataattaaaagttaatttttactaattGAAATATAGATTATTGATTAGGACGAGAATACATTTCCCTTCTCGAAAAAAGGCAAAATAAAATTGTCTTTGGTTATTCAATACTAAAAAAACATGAATTTACTACACATTACTCTTTTCGTTTCGGCATAACTAAAGGGAAATTTGACTCAAGTACAAATATCAATCTTCTTTCCCTCTAAACTTGCATCATTGTTGCATGTATGCTTTCTACCAGGTTGCTGAATTGATCCATTTTTGTATCAATTTTTCGTAACTTTTTGTATTAATCCTTGTGTAATAAAACTCCAAAAACATATCAATAAGTAAGCTTGAACCTTTTTAttttcggttttttcatgaaatgcccctgaggtttgcaataatgcaccaaatacccctgcgcgtttcaaaattcatagaatacccctattttttcaaacctgttcaccaaatacccctattttgactttccgttagtcctccgttaagtcatgtttataattcaccaaatacacctatttataaactttttgcatagtatacacctatttataaagtttTTTGCACCAAATGCCCAAACAACTTATAccattaataattgaatttaaagcccaaaattgaagaacaatacatctgaaaattgaagaacaaaacccaTAATATTGAAGAAGAGAATATTAATTTTGAGAGTTTAATTCCTAAAATCGAAAatctaaactacaaattcgaattCTAGTGTCTATAATCTCTCTCTAATATACCTAAATTCTGCTGTTTTTCGCCCCTTGTTGCTGCCACTGCTATTCTATGCTCACGAAGAACTCAGCTCCAAAATCTAAAATAGGAAAACCAacgaaaatacaaaaacaaatgtTGCTCCAAAATCTCCTCTAATTTCATATGCTCCCTCGAACCAAAAAGAAGAACATAAATGCTGAAGAACGAATTCGAGAACGAAAATctgcacacacaaaaaaaaaaaaaaaacgaaaatctAGTTCTGTATTCTCTCTTAATTGCTGCGCTACCCTATATGCTCTCTACTCTATCTATTTTTGTTCTCCGTCCTTCGAATCCAACCCCCAAATTCGCAAAAAAATCAGCCCAGAAAATAGGGGCAACATGAAGTCTGAATTCAGCATCTTCAATTTCAACAGAAATATGAATTCATGTCCTGCTGGCTTCAGCATCGGCATCTTCAATTTCATCTTCAATTTATTACTCAGTACCGCCGCCGCAGTATCATCATCACCATTCATCATCGTATTAAACCTCCCCTTCTTCATCAAACTTCAATTCACGATTTCAATTCACTCGAAAATTTGGCTTCGATTATTTGGGGATTTGAGTTAGCAATTGATGTTTGATGAAGATGGTTTGAAGAAGGAAAAATTGTGGTTGGTTCACCATTTAGGAAAAAGAGATGTGAgattgagaggagagaggacgGTGAGGGGAGAGAAGGGATTTAGAGTTAATTAAGGTTCATTAGGTGTTAATTAGGATTAATTTAGGCATTAATTCACCTCAAATTACCCAGAAATACAAGCTGCTTCTTCCGGTAATTTGGTGGTGCAGGTGGTGGAAAGTTTGGCGAATCCACCATTTTCGCCGACGAAGGTTGAAGGTTGGCGGCGAGAGGAGATGACGTCCGGCGAATCCATTTTATCGGAGAAATTCATTGAGAGGAGAGGACTAAGCGCGGTAGCAGCGGAGGAATGAGAAGACGGTGGCGAGAGAAGAGAaacgatgaagaagaagaagaggggcGAGTATTTAAGAAGGGTCAAAAACAACAGAGGAGATGAaaggagagagaagtaattagattttttttttaaagttgaaaTGTAGAATATTGGGTGAATAAGGGCATAAACGTAAATTAACGCTAACGGAgtactaacggccgttaaatccaagggtatttggtgcactttaagtttaaataggggtattctatgaattttgaaacgcgcaggggtatttggtacattattgcaaacctcaggggcatttcatgaaaaaaccgttttattttatattttttcaatttcctatacaatatatatatagtttCAAAAGAAAATTTACATATTGCAAATGAGGAAATTCAAGTTTTGCTATATAATTTAGTCTAGTAATAGTGTGTTTATGTTACAAAATCTCTAATTCCCAATTTTAATATGTGACACATCAATATTTACAACACAAATAATTTGTCGCAAGTTATGACATTTATCACTTTGCTACACAAAATGACCAAGAAATTATATCAATCAAACCCCTATACAGTATACACCAATTGAAATCTAGGAAATTACATGATCTAGGGTGCAACTCTGTTACATAAACACCATTTACTGAATTACTCCTGTTCGgcaaatgataaatccaaggaaaaaaaaatcactttTTCCAAGAAAATTAGTTTTGAAAAATGTGGATTTCCATGGAAGACGTaaattttccttggatttatcacctCCACTCCGGCTCTGATTCATCATATGATACTTGACTATTAGTTGTGCTCCACTCCGGAAGCATATCGGGTAGACTTTGGCTATCTGTATAAAATGCAGGCTGCAAAGGTGCTTCAAAGGTGACCGAATTCGTACTCAACATAACATGAACCTCAGACATAGTTGGCCTGTCTGCAGGGCTTTCTTGGACACACAACAAACCGATATGGATGTATCGCAGTATCTCGGTACTAGAGCCGGCTAGTAACACAGGATCTACCAGATTCCGAGCTGTGCCTTCATTCCAGTTTCTCCAAGCCTATACACAAATGTCATCCAAGAATGAGGTCAAGTTTGTCGATTTAATGCAACGTAAATTTAGAATTAACCAATCAGATAATCAAACTTACAAAGGCCGTGAGGTTTTCTTTTTTTCCCCTGTAATAAAATGAAGTAATCCTCTGCCCGCTTACTATCTCTAGGACTAGTACACCAAAGCTGTATACGTCTAACTTTACTGATACTTGACTTTGCTCAGCGTACTCAGGTGCCATATATCCACTGAATAACAAAAATCATTTCtcaaaataggaaaacaaaagcaTACAGAGTATTAGACATTATGTAATTAACTAAATATAAAGTTCCGATGCTTACAAGGTTCCAGCGATTGTGCTAGTCTCTGTTTGAGTTTGATCTATGTTAAATAGCCATGCCATACCAAAATCTGCAATCTTGGGACAAAAATCTTCATCAAGTAGAACACTTCCTGCTTTTAGGTTGCGATGTATGATCATTAGTCTGGAACCTTCATGGAGGTATAGAATCCCTCTAGCTATGCCATTGATAATCTTATAACGAGTTTCCCATTGCATAGACTGACGACTCAATGGATCTgcattttattaccaaaatagTATGATGGACACTGGATACATGTATCATGAAATGAAACTAGTCCCTAGAGTCGTAAACAAATCTAATATACATCACAATCATTTGAAAATCACCCGGATTGGATTGTTATACATCCCGGTAGTATGTGTGAAATCTTAAATTGTAGTAGTAATTTCATACCAAATATAAAGTTGTCAAGGCTTCTGTTGgcaacaaactcaaggataagAATCCTTTCTTCTCCATgcaagcaaaatcccagaagtttCACCAAATTCTTGTGCCGGACCTTGGCTAATatcaaaatttcatttttgaacTCTGCATCTCCTTGGCGCGAGTTCCTATAAAGCCTCTTAACTGCTATCTCTTGCCCATCAGGAAGTATACCCTACAAAGAACAAATAAGCTGGTTAATCATTTGAAGTAATACACTAATACGTAGTACACCAGTACTATATTAACTGAATTAGTACCTTATAAACCGGGCCGAATCCGCCTTCTCCGATCTTATTATCATCAGAAAAGTTATGTGTTGCAATTTCTATAGTTTCAAGGTCAAATTGCAAGGATTGGAGGGCCTCAACTTCGTCTTCTGCACTTATACCATGAACAAAGTTATACTTGTAGATAGTTAGGAGCTACTAGGTATATATAAAAATATGTAACCTtttacacacacaaaaaaaaaaaagatcttaCTGgtaaaagaatgattcagatttCTGATTTCCTGTAGTTGGGAGTTTGATTCTTCCAGTTTCGGACACAGAGGAAAATTTCTCAAATTATCACAAAATGTAATTAACAGATGAGAAAGGTGATGGAACGAATACGAATGTGATTGAAACCCTGCTACTTCTCGTGTCTCACCCATATCTGATTCTGATTTCCACCATCCTTCCAACTTTGGCATACTCCAAAGCTCAAGCTTTTCAAGGGATGGAAAGAAAACCAAGTCAACATCTGCTCCTCCATGATTTGACCCTCCTGATGTTGATGCAACCCCTTCTGCGCTGATAGTACTATTCTCCATACACACCACTTCATTCAAATATCGTAATGTAAGGAATTTCAAATGACGCAGTTGACTCATCAATGGAAGATGCTCCAACCTTGTACATCCATATAGTGTTATGCTAACAAGATTTGGGAGACAAGTATGGAGATTCATTGATGACCTCCCCCAGCTTGGGAATCCAATTCCTGGATAATCCCTCAACTCCAGCATTCGGAGATTAGGATGGGGTTGCAGCCCTTGCAGCACTACATCTGCATTTTTTCCTTGCAGCAATGCATCTGCATCAGTCCCCTCACTCTCATGATTCCAAACATACCGAATTTCCCGCAAATGTTGACTTTTTAATAGAAACCCCCTTTCCCTAGCATCAACTGCGTCTTTTTTGACATAAATTACCATATAGTGGCTATGATTGCTGAAATTTTTCAAATCTCCCAGCTCACCAACACCGTTTGACCCCCGATTCCAGCTATTTCTTGTTCTGCTCACTACAAACCCTGTCAGTTTATGCAGAGATGTCATGCTATTCATCCCCCGAGGCATATGCGACAAACTCTTACAGCCTTGTATATCTAGGTGCCTTAGATTAACTAATTTCCTCAAATCGCTTGGCAAAGTTTTTAGACCACGACACTCACGTAACTTCAATATTTGCAAGTTGTAAAGCTTGGTAATGGAGGTAGGCAACTTAGAGAGACGGTAATTATCTGATAGGTCAAGATATCTTAGATGCAACAAGTTACCTATCTCACTCGGCAACATTTCCAAACCAGAGTTATTCAAGCTTAAGACCCTTAAATATTCCACTTTTGATAACAAATTTGTTGAATTAGAAGAAAGCGCATCTATTCTAAAAATTGAACGCATCCTTTTCATATTGGTGAAATGACGATAAATATCTTCAACGGCATCTCTATCAATAAATATATGGCGAGTTTTCTCGCTAAACCCCCTTATATTATACTTGGACGACACGATTTCTGTTCCTGCTACTTCACTAGCAAGGTCATGAATCAAGTCATGCATCTTGCATGATAGAATTTCATCAGTACCCTCGGCCCGTTCTACATCTTGGAAGAAACACCTTTGGAGTAATTGTTTGAAATATTCCTCACCTGCATTTTCGAAACTCTCTTCATTTGATGAGATGATGAAGCCTTGTGCCATCCAGAGACTGATCAAATCCTCCTTGATAATCTTGTAATCCTTGGGGAATACAGAACAATACTTAAAGCAACTCTTCAAATGGAACGGAAGATAATAATAACTAATCTTCAAAACAGGTAAAATACCATTGATCTCATCTTGTGGTATATTTGCCAAGTCAGTGTTTTTCAAATATTGCCACCTACTTTCACCCTGACCTCGAAGAAGACTTCCAACCACCCTTATAGCAAGTGGAACATTTGCACACTTTCTCACAATATCTTTTCCAATTTTAACCAAGTGCTCTTGCATTTGATGTTGTCCTGGTTCAAGTGTCATCCTCTCAAACAAATCCCAAGACTCTTTATTAGAGAGTCCTTCCAATTTATGAATATGATAGCTTCCAACAACTTTCGCCACCCCACTTGAGCGAGTAGTCACCAGAATTCTGCTACCGTTTCTACCTCCAATCAATAGTTTTCTCAACTCATGCCATTTAATGGGATCTTCAGTCCATACATCATCCAAAACAAGGAGGTATATCTTCCCATCCAGTTCGTCCCGAAGTTTCATCTGAAGCTGGTCCATACTCATACTCAGGCCATCGTGCTTTCTTCTAGGGTTTACGGCTGCAAGGATTTCAGCAACAAGATCTTTGACATTGAAACTATCAGAGACACAAACCCACATTTTCAGAGAGAATTTACTACCTATCTTCTCATCATTATAAACAAGTCGGGCTAGAGTTGTTTTTCCCAGCCCCCCAATCCCCACTATGCTGACAACAGAAATATCCTTCTCCTCAGAAGAAGTGTTTAGTACCATATCTATCACTTTCCGCTTGTCATTATCCCTCCCAATGATCATATCTTCCTCGCAAACAAAGGAATGAGTTTCCCTTGCTTTGATTCTCAGCTGTTTCGCAGCCAGACTAATGGGGTGTCTGGAGCCAAAGTCATAGCGATGATCTTTCACAATATCATTCAACATCTCCCTAATGTTCTCCATCTCACGAGACCAAGTGAAAGCAGAACGAAGCTTATTAGAGGAAGAGAAGAAAAGGCATACCTCATTAAACAGCTTGTTATTAAAGCGCATTATGAGGGTTTTGCGTTGAGCAAGAGTGGCAATCTTGTCGAACAAGTCATCAGCTATATAAAGAGCTTCCTTAAGCCTCTGAAGCCTATCCAGTTCAACATGGCTACGACGATATTGATGCAACTGCTCTTGATCTTCAGCATCAAGGAGCACAGCCTCAATAGTGGACATGGTGGCCTTGAGTTTGTCAAGCTGTGAGTACTCCACACCCAACAAAGATTGAATCTGTGTCCAAAT encodes:
- the LOC110783373 gene encoding putative disease resistance protein RGA1 isoform X1; translation: MDVSAGLSLVQTVLELLGSPIWTQIQSLLGVEYSQLDKLKATMSTIEAVLLDAEDQEQLHQYRRSHVELDRLQRLKEALYIADDLFDKIATLAQRKTLIMRFNNKLFNEVCLFFSSSNKLRSAFTWSREMENIREMLNDIVKDHRYDFGSRHPISLAAKQLRIKARETHSFVCEEDMIIGRDNDKRKVIDMVLNTSSEEKDISVVSIVGIGGLGKTTLARLVYNDEKIGSKFSLKMWVCVSDSFNVKDLVAEILAAVNPRRKHDGLSMSMDQLQMKLRDELDGKIYLLVLDDVWTEDPIKWHELRKLLIGGRNGSRILVTTRSSGVAKVVGSYHIHKLEGLSNKESWDLFERMTLEPGQHQMQEHLVKIGKDIVRKCANVPLAIRVVGSLLRGQGESRWQYLKNTDLANIPQDEINGILPVLKISYYYLPFHLKSCFKYCSVFPKDYKIIKEDLISLWMAQGFIISSNEESFENAGEEYFKQLLQRCFFQDVERAEGTDEILSCKMHDLIHDLASEVAGTEIVSSKYNIRGFSEKTRHIFIDRDAVEDIYRHFTNMKRMRSIFRIDALSSNSTNLLSKVEYLRVLSLNNSGLEMLPSEIGNLLHLRYLDLSDNYRLSKLPTSITKLYNLQILKLRECRGLKTLPSDLRKLVNLRHLDIQGCKSLSHMPRGMNSMTSLHKLTGFVVSRTRNSWNRGSNGVGELGDLKNFSNHSHYMVIYVKKDAVDARERGFLLKSQHLREIRYVWNHESEGTDADALLQGKNADVVLQGLQPHPNLRMLELRDYPGIGFPSWGRSSMNLHTCLPNLVSITLYGCTRLEHLPLMSQLRHLKFLTLRYLNEVVCMENSTISAEGVASTSGGSNHGGADVDLVFFPSLEKLELWSMPKLEGWWKSESDMGETREVAGFQSHSYSFHHLSHLLITFCDNLRNFPLCPKLEESNSQLQEIRNLNHSFTKDEVEALQSLQFDLETIEIATHNFSDDNKIGEGGFGPVYKGILPDGQEIAVKRLYRNSRQGDAEFKNEILILAKVRHKNLVKLLGFCLHGEERILILEFVANRSLDNFIFDPLSRQSMQWETRYKIINGIARGILYLHEGSRLMIIHRNLKAGSVLLDEDFCPKIADFGMAWLFNIDQTQTETSTIAGTFGYMAPEYAEQSQVSVKLDVYSFGVLVLEIVSGQRITSFYYRGKKENLTAFAWRNWNEGTARNLVDPVLLAGSSTEILRYIHIGLLCVQESPADRPTMSEVHVMLSTNSVTFEAPLQPAFYTDSQSLPDMLPEWSTTNSQVSYDESEPEWR
- the LOC110783373 gene encoding putative disease resistance protein RGA1 isoform X2; translation: MSTIEAVLLDAEDQEQLHQYRRSHVELDRLQRLKEALYIADDLFDKIATLAQRKTLIMRFNNKLFNEVCLFFSSSNKLRSAFTWSREMENIREMLNDIVKDHRYDFGSRHPISLAAKQLRIKARETHSFVCEEDMIIGRDNDKRKVIDMVLNTSSEEKDISVVSIVGIGGLGKTTLARLVYNDEKIGSKFSLKMWVCVSDSFNVKDLVAEILAAVNPRRKHDGLSMSMDQLQMKLRDELDGKIYLLVLDDVWTEDPIKWHELRKLLIGGRNGSRILVTTRSSGVAKVVGSYHIHKLEGLSNKESWDLFERMTLEPGQHQMQEHLVKIGKDIVRKCANVPLAIRVVGSLLRGQGESRWQYLKNTDLANIPQDEINGILPVLKISYYYLPFHLKSCFKYCSVFPKDYKIIKEDLISLWMAQGFIISSNEESFENAGEEYFKQLLQRCFFQDVERAEGTDEILSCKMHDLIHDLASEVAGTEIVSSKYNIRGFSEKTRHIFIDRDAVEDIYRHFTNMKRMRSIFRIDALSSNSTNLLSKVEYLRVLSLNNSGLEMLPSEIGNLLHLRYLDLSDNYRLSKLPTSITKLYNLQILKLRECRGLKTLPSDLRKLVNLRHLDIQGCKSLSHMPRGMNSMTSLHKLTGFVVSRTRNSWNRGSNGVGELGDLKNFSNHSHYMVIYVKKDAVDARERGFLLKSQHLREIRYVWNHESEGTDADALLQGKNADVVLQGLQPHPNLRMLELRDYPGIGFPSWGRSSMNLHTCLPNLVSITLYGCTRLEHLPLMSQLRHLKFLTLRYLNEVVCMENSTISAEGVASTSGGSNHGGADVDLVFFPSLEKLELWSMPKLEGWWKSESDMGETREVAGFQSHSYSFHHLSHLLITFCDNLRNFPLCPKLEESNSQLQEIRNLNHSFTKDEVEALQSLQFDLETIEIATHNFSDDNKIGEGGFGPVYKGILPDGQEIAVKRLYRNSRQGDAEFKNEILILAKVRHKNLVKLLGFCLHGEERILILEFVANRSLDNFIFDPLSRQSMQWETRYKIINGIARGILYLHEGSRLMIIHRNLKAGSVLLDEDFCPKIADFGMAWLFNIDQTQTETSTIAGTFGYMAPEYAEQSQVSVKLDVYSFGVLVLEIVSGQRITSFYYRGKKENLTAFAWRNWNEGTARNLVDPVLLAGSSTEILRYIHIGLLCVQESPADRPTMSEVHVMLSTNSVTFEAPLQPAFYTDSQSLPDMLPEWSTTNSQVSYDESEPEWR